A section of the Pristiophorus japonicus isolate sPriJap1 chromosome 4, sPriJap1.hap1, whole genome shotgun sequence genome encodes:
- the timm9 gene encoding mitochondrial import inner membrane translocase subunit Tim9 has translation MAAQISETDQIKQFKEFLGTYNKLTEHCFMDCVKDFTTRDVKTEEVTCSEHCLQKYLKMTQRISMRFQEYHIQQNEALAAKAGLISQPRI, from the exons ATGGCTGCACAAATATCAGAAACAGACCAGATAAAACAG TTTAAAGAATTTCTGGGCACATACAACAAACTGACTGAGCACTGCTTTATGGACTGTGTAAAGGACTTCACAACCAGGGATGTGAAAACAGAAGAG GTAACCTGTTCAGAACACTGTCTACAGAAATATTTGAAGATGACTCAAAGGATATCAATGCGCTTTCAAGAATATCATATTCAACAAAATGAAGCTTTAGCAGCTAAAGCAGGACTTATTAGCCAACCTCGGATATAA
- the LOC139263296 gene encoding mitochondrial import receptor subunit TOM20 homolog, with protein sequence MLLVGKTGAIVAGVFGAAFIGYCIYFDRKRRSAPDFRVKLRERRRKQQQDKGNDCISKLPDLKDVEAVQKFFLEEVQLGEELLARGDYEKGVDHLSNAVSVCGQPQQLLQVLQQTLPHPVFQMLIQRLPAVRQRFLAGMNAQNLVEDDVE encoded by the exons ATGCTGCTGGTTGGTAAGACGGGGGCCATCGTGGCCGGAGTCTTTGGAGCGGCCTTCATCGGTTATTGTATATATTTTGACAGAAAGAGAAGAAGCGCCCCCGATTTCAGAGTAAAGTTGCGCGAAA GAAGAAGAAAACAGCAACAAGATAAAGGAAATGATTGTATTAGCAAG TTACCTGATCTGAAGGATGTTGAAGCAGTACAGAAGTTTTTTCTCGAAGAGGTCCAGTTGGGAGAAGAATTGCTGGCAAGAG GTGACTATGAGAAAGGAGTTGATCATTTAAGTAATGCTGTGTCGGTGTGTGGTCAGCCCCAGCAATTATTACAGGTTCTCCAGCAAACACTACCACACCCAGTGTTCCAAATGCTTATCCAAAGATTGCCTGCTGTTAGACAG CGTTTTCTTGCAGGTATGAATGCACAGAATTTGGTAGAAGATGACGTTGAATAA